In Desmospora profundinema, the genomic stretch TCACTTCCAGGATGACGGCTCCTCGGGTGACGGAACTCGGCAGGTTTAGTTTGGTTTCGCGGTCGTTTGGGGAGAGGGTATCCAAGTCTCTCATAGCGATTCCCATAAAGGGCCGCTTCACTTTGCCGTGTTGGATCAGATCCTGGATAATGGGCTTTGCTTCGTTTACCGGAATGGCAAACCCGATCCCCTCGATCCCCTGATGGGCGATCTTCATGCTGTTGATCCCGATCACCTGACCGGCACTGTTGACCAAGGCTCCACCGCTGTTACCGGGATTGATGGCGGCATCCGTTTGGATGACGTTCATGGATTGGTTACCGGCGAGCGGCATCTGTCGTTTGGGAGAACTGATGATGCCGGAGGTGACTGTCTGATAAAACTGCATGCCCATCGGATTTCCAATCGCAATGGCGGGCTCCCCGGCTTTGATGGTGTCGGAGTTTCCCAATTCGGCGACGGCTTTCACCTCTTCATCGGGGATTTCCAAAACGGCGAGGTCGGTCGCTTCGTCACTGCCCAGTACAGTCGCCTTGACGGTTTTTTCATCTTTGTCGTCGGAGAGAACCACGTGGACTTCATCGGCTCCATTGATCACATGGTGATTGGTGACAATCCGGGCTTTCCCGTTTTCCTTGGCGTAAACGATTCCGGAACCGGTGCCCTGATCTTCCGATTGGGAGGTGAATGGGTTTCTGCTATCCCGTATATTTACCACACCGACAACGGCAGGCAATGCTTTTTGCACGGCTTTGGTGACATCACTGTTTACGTCGACACTGACCGGCTGTGTGGTGACGGTCTCCTCGTCCGGGGTGGGGTTTGATGTGGAGG encodes the following:
- a CDS encoding S1C family serine protease, which translates into the protein MGYYKNTKGFPLIAVIVIALITGVVSSLFTLTLALSPILTSEGLSFQKTSTSNPTPDEETVTTQPVSVDVNSDVTKAVQKALPAVVGVVNIRDSRNPFTSQSEDQGTGSGIVYAKENGKARIVTNHHVINGADEVHVVLSDDKDEKTVKATVLGSDEATDLAVLEIPDEEVKAVAELGNSDTIKAGEPAIAIGNPMGMQFYQTVTSGIISSPKRQMPLAGNQSMNVIQTDAAINPGNSGGALVNSAGQVIGINSMKIAHQGIEGIGFAIPVNEAKPIIQDLIQHGKVKRPFMGIAMRDLDTLSPNDRETKLNLPSSVTRGAVILEVTPDSSASEAGLERLDVIVELDGQKVKNAAEIQSYLWNKKEVGDHIQITYYRNGEKKTASTTLQEK